The Arctopsyche grandis isolate Sample6627 chromosome 10, ASM5162203v2, whole genome shotgun sequence genome window below encodes:
- the mim gene encoding missing-in-metastasis, which yields MEGSTVEREYSALGNLFQQIICDMKNGTPIWEDFIAKASKLHAVLRSALSAVSAYLDAFQKIADAATNARGATKEIGTALTRMCLRHKAIETRMKAFTCAIMDCLVNPLQEKLEDWKKTLINLDKDHSREYKRARSELKKRSTDTLRLQKKARKGKGGDLQRRVETCMQDVNERRQILEDAEKKAVRAALVEERSRFCLFVALLKPVVDCEVAMLTEVGHLQEGSGQLLRQTNEPHSLPAASEQVISDLQAISGNVHWTPPSSPPSPRPLGLGSRKSSSLCSSISSLNSSSSGSHSGSSSVHHHLIGPNGAQSSNGALQPTLSHANRSVSQPPRLGSISSRDSGFTSQDTLHLPPLVEFRKKGSDNTSAASSCTTPVGNQDSPTLHAEGLELHGESTDSHSKSLGSDSHSILHDGSGSATWPDLKDTMQFERAASAIMSDRPHTISTAYEKGHSRPALSVHTFTAHGSSESALSLVTHASGSASQPVSPCCPPPSTLRGSSSVSSQGIIYARPPLPMRCSSLERPTVPAKCSQGNQSQHEPPQATYVNMFELATMAANRAQGLQLSNPAEHGHVVHDKPCESSTSESSLESSSGYGSQGGCPVEDGGQFSQVSVEESGVTLVDIEVNSGFQDSCLNNNGNDGLSMSLCSLDEAVRNIDEINAAPVTFATINKSKPCVPKRRPLSMTATCPPAGLRLALAARRGSAGGNPGKPPPPVRRSSSISRPQGMPGHHEYASSNQIGQGSIHCEGDDNLPPPPAFLLNPSDHQQIESHLQSSSRSSTPVSHGKGINVAETVKALTELKHTPASPSLIRRSAILQNQPTTNAPPNNPASQSMLTSFQQSKSAFTALQNSNINPIYGTTGHKMFNYVDQNNSIYGSRNNINVNSTYYKGNNMIHNVSENCDEKQNRSNSTSYSATVSYSSSASSSIYSESTMTTFGQKTPTMQNTSPSGHNTFGRQITSVEYSQNVDKKNPFSSVNSSGNSIYAQPSQIIAGFNNLGFGGNRNNEGNMSPLALRKMTSTPRSQSADRRGSDFGNSGGLIAAISARLAPQLSPRNSRRSVSGASENDSHLYHGSSFKTSQDSLASHHSPSHKNSYQKGSSNVVSAVQPAFLDKLSATLKQRQASNSPNRAFAVRQIINTKAQPDPRICHGSLMEQIKRGATLKRNKHCNDRSAPKIR from the exons TGCTATTATGGACTGTCTAGTCAATCCTCTTCAGGAAAAGTTAGAAGACTGGAAAAAGACACTAATTAATTTGGATAAAGACCACTCGAGAG aatataaaCGAGCGCGATCAGAATTAAAGAAACGATCGACGGACACTTTGAGGCTTCAAAAGAAAGCTCGGAAAGGAAAAGGCGGTGATTTACAAAGACGCGTCGAAACATGCATGCAG GATGTTAACGAAAGGCGCCAAATTCTGGAAGATGCTGAAAAGAAGGCCGTAAGAGCCGCATTAGTAGAAGAACGGAGTCGATTTTGCTTATTTGTGGCATTACTCAAACCAGTTGTG GATTGCGAAGTTGCGATGCTTACCGAAGTCGGTCATTTACAAGAAGGTAGCGGTCAATTGCTAAGGCAGACAAACGAACCTCATTCATTACCAGCGGCAAGCGAACAG gTTATATCAGATCTGCAAGCTATCAGCGGTAATGTTCATTGGACGCCGCCATCATCTCCTCCATCGCCACGTCCGCTCGGACTCGGCAGCCGGAAGTCGTCATCATTGTGTTCCTCCATATCTTCTCTGAACAGTTCGTCTTCAGGTTCACATTCTGGATCTAGTTCAGTGCATCATCATTTGATCGGACCGAACGGTGCGCAGTCTTCCAACGGTGCATTACAGCCGACTTTGTCACATGCGAATAGATCCGTATCTCAG CCGCCTCGTTTGGGCAGTATATCAAGTCGAGATTCTGGATTCACCTCTCAGGATACTCTTCATCTGCCACCACTTGTAGAATTTCGCAAAAag GGATCAGATAACACATCAGCTGCAAGTTCTTGTACTACACCAGTCGGCAATCAAGACTCTCCGACACTGCACGCTGAAGGGCTAGAGTTACACGGTGAAAGTACAGATTCTCACAGCAAAAGTTTGGGCTCTGATTCACATTCAATTCTCCATGACGGCTCGGGGTCGGCAACTTGGCCTGATTTGAAAGATACAATGCAATTTGAAAGAGCCGCATCGGCAATCATGAGCGATAGACCACATACGATTTCTACAG cATATGAAAAAGGACATTCAAGGCCTGCTCTAAGTGTGCACACTTTTACAGCGCATGGGTCATCGGAGAGTGCACTATCTTTAGTTACACATGCAAGCGGTAGTGCATCGCAGCCCGTGTCTCCGTGTTGTCCACCTCCCAGTACACTTAGAGGCAGTAGCAGCGTCAGTTCTCAAGGAATTATATATGCAAGGCCTCCCTTACCAATG AGATGTTCATCTTTAGAACGCCCCACAGTACCTGCTAAATGTTCACAGGGTAACCAGTCGCAGCATG aACCACCGCAAgcgacatatgtaaatatgtttgaaTTGGCGACGATGGCAGCGAATCGTGCACAAGGATTGCAATTGTCTAATCCCGCTGAACATGGACATGTTGTTCACGATAAG CCATGTGAAAGCAGTACCAGCGAAAGCTCCTTAGAATCTTCTAGTGGCTATGGTAGTCAAGGAGGTTGTCCCGTTGAAGATGGAGGTCAATTTTCTCAAGTATCTGTTGAAG AGAGTGGAGTTACACTCGTCGATATAGAGGTCAACTCGGGCTTTCAAGACTCATGCTTAAATAATAACGGTAACGACGGCCTCAGCATGTCTTTATGCAGTCTCGACGAAGCTGTTAGAAATATAGATGAAATTAATGCGGCTCCAGTAACCTTTGCAACGATAAATAAAAGCAAGCCATGTGTACCAAAACGACGTCCATTATCAATGACTG CAACTTGTCCTCCTGCTGGACTTCGATTAGCATTAGCTGCTCGACGTGGTTCAGCCGGAGGAAATCCTGGGAAACCTCCTCCTCCTGTTCGCCGTTCTAGTAGTATATCCCGTCCACAAGGAATGCCCGGTCATCatg AATATGCAAGCAGTAATCAAATTGGTCAAGGATCAATTCATTGTGAAGGAGATGATAATTTACCTCCACCTCCTGCGTTTTTACTCAATCCGTCTGATCATCAGCAGATTGAATCTCACCTACAGTCCTCATCCAGAAGCTCTACTCCCGTGTCACACg GCAAGGGTATAAATGTAGCAGAAACAGTGAAGGCATTGACAGAATTGAAACACACTCCAGCTAGTCCTAGTTTGATTAGGAGAAGTgcaattttacaaaatcaaccAACTACTAACGCGCCACCTAATAATCCTGCATCTCAGTCGATGCTCACTTCATTTCAACAGTCGAAATCTGCGTTTACAGCTCTTCAAAATAGCAATATCAATCCCATTTATGGAACTACTGGACACAAAATGTTCAATTACGTCGATCAGAATAATTCTATTTACGGTTCGAGGAATAATATCAATGTCAATTCAACCTACTATAAGGGTAATAATATGATCCACAATGTTAGCGAGAACTGTGATGAGAAACAAAATCGGAGCAATTCAACTAGTTACAGTGCAACTGTAAGCTACAGTTCTAGCGCAAGCTCATCGATATATAGTGAGAGTACAATGACAACTTTTGGCCAAAAAACTCCAACAATGCAAAACACATCACCATCGGGTCACAATACCTTCGGAAGACAAATTACCTCTGTAGAATATTCTCAGAACGTTGATAAGAAAAATCCATTCTCATCCGTCAACTCCAGCGGAAATTCAATTTACGCTCAACCAAGTCAAATTATAGCCGGCTTTAATAATTTAGGATTCGGCGGAAATAGAAATAATGAAGGGAATATGAGTCCTCTAGCTCTTAGAAAAATGACTTCAACTCCACGCTCCCAAAGTGCCGATCGCAGGGGCAGCGAct ttgGAAATAGTGGAGGATTAATTGCAGCAATTAGCGCTCGACTTGCGCCACAGCTATCACCAAGAAATAGTCGCAGAAGCGTCAGTGGAGCAAGTGAGAATGATTCTCATTTATACCACGGGTCTTCCTTTAAAACGTCTCAAGACTCGCTCGCTTCTCACCACTCGCCGTCACATAAAAATTCTTATCAAAAAG gATCTTCCAATGTTGTATCTGCAGTACAGCCAGCATTTTTAGATAAACTAAGTGCAACGTTGAAACAGCGACAAGCTTCCAATTCACCGAATCGCGCTTTCGCTGTTAGGCAAATAATTAATACGAAGGCACAG CCAGATCCTCGGATTTGTCATGGATCTCTTATGGAACAGATTAAACGAGGCGCGACTCTTAAAAGAAATAAGCATTGTAATGATCGTTCAGCTCCAAAGAttcgttga
- the LOC143917675 gene encoding uncharacterized protein LOC143917675 → MAELVPTCRMVMLIEPPHEKLRDIKIALAQRYGQTYACLLQRVGALAGCQIGRVTIVLLDPVIIVCTYSSNVKMDTIFVLVIALIICMMIFTCLRCCKIMNKPNDFVTVTTVPGSQITAPYPVNHGAMPQPMYPGQPGVNQPGIVIPIGMAPVNYGAPYPPQNMGMPYPPGPNSSPYPPAPNNMPYPPAPNNMPYPPASGAPYPQNLGN, encoded by the exons atggccgagttggtcccaacttGTAGGATGGTGATGTTGATAGAGCCGCCACATGAg AAATTAAGAGACATAAAGATTGCTTTGGCTCAAAGATATGGTCAGACTTATGCGTGTTTGTTGCAAAGAGTTGGGGCCTTGGCTGGCTGTCAGATCGGTCGTGTAACTATCGTGCTTTTGGATCCGGTTATTATTGTTTGTACTT attCATCGAATGTCAAAATGGATACAATTTTCGTACTTGTTATAGCATTAATCATATGTATGATGATATTTACATGCCTTCGGTGTTGTAAGATAATGAATAAACCAAATGATTTTGTTA CTGTTACAACAGTACCGGGATCACAGATTACTGCACCGTATCCCGTGAATCATGGTGCGATGCCTCAGCCAATGTATCCTGGCCAACCAGGAGTGAATCAACCAGGAATAGTGATTCCTATTGGAATGGCACCAGTTAATTATGGAGCACCGTATCCTCCCCAAAATATGG GTATGCCATATCCTCCTGGACCAAACAGTTCGCCGTATCCTCCAGCGCCTAATAATATGCCGTATCCTCCGGCACCAAATAATATGCCATATCCTCCAGCGTCTGGTGCTCCTTATCCGCAAAATCTGggtaattaa
- the LOC143918030 gene encoding chitinase-3-like protein 1, whose amino-acid sequence MVKIAYILVFLIAFIYLVTAENKVICYYGTWATYRNGNGKCEVKDLNPHICSHLIYGFVGINEDATIRIMDPWLELPDNWGKDNFGEFNRLKKANPNLKTIVAIGGWNEGSAKFSKVANDQTLRENFARNAAEFTAKYGFDGMDMDWEYPSQRDSTNKDTDKPAFSLLLAEMRKEFDKKQLSLSAAVAAVNASASLSYDIPTISKYLDFINVMSYDLHGAWDPVTGYNAALKRYDAEDLPVEASLNVETAIDYWLSAGAPKEKIVMGIPLYGRSFRLANQAQNTVGSPSTGAGIAGQYTSENGMIGYNELCEKRLNLPGAWPEKWDDQASVPYTFNNADWISYDNELSIKMKVEYALSKGLSGVMVWSIETDDFRGVCQSTKYPLLRLINEVAGRVIGGSNVTTTTISTSSSQSTQGPTISTTNPPATGMPTSTSASTLTSTSTTTDPSTSPGSVCKKPGYFRNEDDCNKFYQCVLDSDTMSYRVYYFSCPSGLFFDADTIICNFPHLVDC is encoded by the exons ATGGTGAAAATAGCATACATCTTAGTTTTCCTAATTGCATTCATATATTTAGTCACTGCGGAGA ATAAAGTGATCTGTTATTATGGGACTTGGGCCACTTATAGAAACGGTAATGGAAAATGTGAAGTCAAAGATTTAAATCCGCACATATGTAGTCATCTGATTTATGGATTTGTCGGAATAAACGAAGATGCCACGATCAGAATCATGGATCCTTGGTTGGAATTGCCGGACAATTGGGGAAAAG ATAATTTCGGCGAATTCAACAGATTGAAAAAAGCCAACCCCAATTTGAAAACGATCGTAGCCATCGGCGGATGGAACGAGGGGTCAGCCAAATTCTCAAAG GTAGCGAACGACCAAACACTGAGAGAGAATTTCGCGAGGAATGCTGCGGAATTCACAGCCAAGTACGGTTTTGACGGCATGGACATGGATTGGGAGTATCCCTCCCAGAGGGACTCAACCAATAAGGACACTGATAAACCGGCATTTTCTCTGCTACTCGCCGAAATGCgcaaagaattcgataaaaAGCAACTTTCGCTTTCGGCAGCCGTGGCAGCTGTCAATGCTTCGGCCTCCCTATCTTACGATATTCCCACTAtttcaaa GTATTTGGATTTCATAAATGTAATGTCTTATGACTTGCATGGCGCTTGGGATCCGGTAACCGGTTATAATGCAGCTTTGAAGAGGTACGACGCTGAAGATCTTCCAGTTGAAGCTTCCTTGAATGTTGAAACCGCTATTGATTATTGGCTATCAGCAGGCGCTCCCAAAGAAAAAATAGTCATGGGAATTCCACTATACGGAAGATCTTTTCGTTTGGCTAACCAAGCACAAAATACTGTCGGATCACCATCTACCGGAGCCGGCATCGCAGGACAATACACTTCAGAGAATGGAATGATTGGCTACAATGAG CTATGTGAAAAAAGGCTCAATTTACCGGGTGCGTGGCCTGAAAAGTGGGACGATCAAGCTAGCGTTCCGTACACATTCAACAATGCCGATTGGATATCGTATGATAATGAATTGTCTATTAAAATGAAGGTTGAATACGCATTATCGAAAGGCTTAAGCGGTGTAATGGTGTGGAGTATCGAGACGGACGACTTCAGAGGAGTTTGTCAAAGTACAAAATACCCATTATTGAGATTGATCAACGAGGTGGCTGGAAGAGTGATCGGTGGATCGAATGTGACAACTACCACTATTAGTACCAGCAGTAGTCAATCGACCCAAGGACCAACAATAAGTACTACTAATCCACCGGCTACTGGTATGCCAACGAGTACTAGTGCGTCAACACTTACTAGCACATCAACTACTACCGATCCTTCCACATCACCAGGATCGGTTTGCAAAAAGCCTGGATATTTTAGAAACGAAGACGATTGCAACAAATTTTATCAGTGTGTTTTAGATTCTGATACAATGTCATACAGAGTGTACTATTTTTCTTGTCCTTCGGGATTATTTTTTGACGCTGATACGATAATTTGTAATTTTCCACATTTAGTTGactgttaa